Sequence from the Candidatus Reconcilbacillus cellulovorans genome:
GCAGCCCGCTAGTACGCCCGCCGCCAAGGCGAGAGCGCCGAGGGCCGACATCCATTTCCGGTTCGTCGCGTTCATCGGCGACATTCAACCTCCCTGAACCCATTCGTTTTGGATGCGTTTACGCCCCCCAGCTTACCCAGTCCGGCGGCGGTGCGTAAATAATCATGTTTTCAGCAAAAAGCCCGCCGCGGCGCAAATTCGGCCTCGGCGGGCATACGACGTCACGAAATGATTATCGGCTGAGCCGGTGACATTTTCACGTTTACGCCGGAATCTCGGTCAATCGCCGTTTCACTTCGCCGTTCGGAGTCGAAACGACCGCGTAGACCTCGACGCGGAAATCGGACCCGAACCGGCTGACGTCGCTGTTCGTAAACGTGATTTTCGTCTTTCCCGACAGCGCCGACGAAAGCGACAGCGTCTGCGTCGCCACAAGTTGGCCGTTCCCGTCGACAAGGTCGAATCTCAATCGGAACAGATCGGCGTCGACGGCGACCGGCGCAAGTTTCGCGACGCGAAGGTCGAACTGGAGCCCGAACGAGACGACGTCGCGGGAAACGAACGAATAGGCAACCGGATCATCGATGCCGACCGCAAACGGATAAACCGTCCACGTCTTATCGTCGACAGCGTCGCTCCGGAAGGCGACGCGGAACGCTCCGAGCGTCAATTTGACGGCCGGTTGCCCCGCCGAGGCGGCGGTCGCCGAATCCGCCTGATAAACGTGCAGCGCGGCGGTTTCGCCGATGCCGCCGGGCGGCAGCGTATACGAATACGTCACGACCGCGGCGACGCCGGGCGCGAGCAGTTTCCGCGGCTCGGCGACCGTCTGCCGGACGCCCGCGTACGCGTTGCCGCGCGCATCGACGAGTTCGGTACCGAACTCGGGAACGAATGCCGGCGACCGGCCGACGTTCGCGACGCGGAACGTCGCGACGGCGGTCGGAAAGCCGTCGCCGTTTTCATATAATTTCAGGTCCTCCAGCGACACTTCCGTTTGCCCCGCCGACGCGCCGGCCGGTACGACCGCCAAAGGCTCGCCGAACCGGTAATCGACCGCCGACTCGGCCAGATTTGCAGCGGTGCCGGCGGCCGGTCGCGCCGCAAGGAGCGGAATACGCGCGCCGCCCTGTTGATCGCCGCCCGATTCAAACAGGACGAGCCGGATGTCGTCCGCGCGCGCGCCGTCCGGCAACACGGCGGCAAACGAATACATCTCCTCCCCGCCGGGCGAGATCCAATCCGCATGCGGCGAAACGGCATCCCGCGCCTCAGCGGCCGTTTCCAGCGACGGCGCCTGGATTTGCGCGGACAACTCCGGCGCCGCCACGGGCGCGTTGCCGTCGTTGCGGACGCGGACGGACGCGCGCACGACGAGACCGGCGTCGGTCCGCCACGTTTTCGCCGGATCGATCGCGACCGCGACGCGCGACTTGCCGCCGCCGACGGTGACAGCGACCGTTGAGCCGGCTTTTGCCGGTTGTGCCGCCGTCAGCGGCGCAAGCTCGGCGATCGTCGTTTCCGCCGCTTCGCCCGCGGCCCCGTTCGTCGATCCGGCCGCCGACACCAACCTTAAGATCGGCGGGACGTCGCCGTCGGCCAATCCTTCGGCCGGCGCCGACAGGACGACCGTGCTCGCCCGTCCGGGCAAGAGCGGTCGGTCCGCCCCGGAGACGATCGACGCCGGATACGTCCGGCCGTCCGCCGCGACGAGCCGGAATTGCAGCCGGCCCGGAATCGCCGCGACGCGCGCGCTTTCGTTCGTCGCCTCCGTCACGACGAGCAGTTCCGCGCGGCCGTTTTCTTCTACCGGATAGACGCCGCCGACAGCGAATCTCACCGGCGTCTCGCCCGGCAAGGAGGAATCGACCTGGCGCAAATCGACGCGCACGGCCGGACGCCGGGCGGGGCTCTCCGCCAGCGCCGCGGCGACGGACAGCGAGCCGAGCTCGGTCGACCGCGCCGAAATGCCGGAACCCCAGCGAAAAACGGAAACGGACAAACGCTCCGCCGGAATGTTACCGGGCAGCCGGACGATATACGAAAAATCCCGCTCTTCGTTCGCCGGCACGCGGGCGGCGTGGACGCCGTTCAGACGGACGCTATATGCGCGCCCGTCCGCGTCTTTTACCCGGACGCCGTACCGGTTGAAATCGACCGGCGACGCTCCGCCGTTATGCAACCGAAGATCGAACCGGAGCCACGTGCCGTCTGGTCCCGGAGCATGCCACACCTGTTCCAATGTAAAAAAGACGTCCGACGAAACGTAAACGCCTTCCTTCGCCGCGACCGTCGACGCCGGCATCGCCGTCTGCGACGCCAGCGCCGCCGCCAGAACGAAAACGGCCGACCGCCAAATGCCGCGAAACCGATTCAACGCCATCTCCCCCGTTTCGTTCATTCGAACCGAAGCGCCTCGATCGGATTCAGGCGCGCCGCCTTCTGGGCGGGATAAATGCCGAACACGATACCGACCAACGCCGAAAACACAAACGCATACAACCCGACGTCGAGCGACAGCCGCGTCGTCTGCTGCGGGTTGAACAACGGCCAGATAAGCGCGACGGCGATCCCGACCAAAAGCCCGAGCAACCCGCCGCAAACACTGATGACGACCGATTCCGTCAAAAACTGCGCCAAAATGTGCCGGCGTTTCGCGCCGATCGATTTGCGGATGCCGATTTCCCGCGTCCGCTCGCTGACCGTCACCAGCATAATGTTCATAATGCCGATGCCGCCGACGAGCAGCGAAATCGAGGCGACGCTGACCAGCATGCCGACGAGCGTATTGACCGCTTCTTGGCGCGCGTTGAGCAGTTCCGTTTGGTTGTTGACGCGAAAACCGTCGGTTCCGTTGAATTTCCGCGTCAAATAGGCGGTTACCGTCTGCTCCGCGCGGCCGACGTCGTCCTTGGAAGCCGCCTCGAAATAGGCGGTGCGGATCGCGCCGATCTGATACGACCGAAGCGCGGTCGACAGCGGAATGAAGACGGAACTATCGGCGGCATTGCCGGCGATGTTCGAGCCTTTCGGTTTCAAAACGCCGACGACGGTAAAATGGACGCCGTCGATGTTGACGGTCTCGCCGACCGGATTCGCTCTGCCGAACAGCGTCGAGGCGACCTCGCTGCCGAGAACGGCCGTTTTGGTCCGGAACTCGAGGTCGGCCGGCGAAAGAAACCGTCCTGCCGCTGTTTCCAGCTTCATGATTTCGCGATACCGGTCGTTCGTGCCGACGACGTTGAACGTCTCCTGGGTGCGCTCATATTTGACGGTCGCGTTGCCCCTCGTCGAGACCGGAGCGACCGCCGCGAACTCCGGCAACAGCTCCAACTGCATCAGTTCGTCGTAGTCGAGCCGCGTCGCCCGGCCGTTACCGAGCAGGTTGACGACGAGCAGGTTCGTTCCGAGCGATTCGTATTGCGCCTCGATCCGGGCCGTCGTCCCCCGCCCGATCGCGACGAGCGTCACGACGGACGC
This genomic interval carries:
- a CDS encoding macrolide ABC transporter ATP-binding protein yields the protein MARELIIIAFRQVMVKPLRTLLTMLGIIVGVASVVTLVAIGRGTTARIEAQYESLGTNLLVVNLLGNGRATRLDYDELMQLELLPEFAAVAPVSTRGNATVKYERTQETFNVVGTNDRYREIMKLETAAGRFLSPADLEFRTKTAVLGSEVASTLFGRANPVGETVNIDGVHFTVVGVLKPKGSNIAGNAADSSVFIPLSTALRSYQIGAIRTAYFEAASKDDVGRAEQTVTAYLTRKFNGTDGFRVNNQTELLNARQEAVNTLVGMLVSVASISLLVGGIGIMNIMLVTVSERTREIGIRKSIGAKRRHILAQFLTESVVISVCGGLLGLLVGIAVALIWPLFNPQQTTRLSLDVGLYAFVFSALVGIVFGIYPAQKAARLNPIEALRFE